In Armatimonadota bacterium, one DNA window encodes the following:
- a CDS encoding 2-oxoacid:acceptor oxidoreductase family protein, translating to MRHNVLMSGLGGQGVLMAGQLLAQAAIEAGLETSWFPSYSPEVRGGSVECTLVVADGRVGSPVVGRPQAAILMAPVCVEQYAPKIEPGGIAVLNVGMGRAPIGRDDLRVVEVDANAIARETGSERVVNLVLAGAWMQLVMPQLIENAVDALARVLPERHHKLIPMNAAALRAGAKAAQQKAG from the coding sequence ATGAGACACAATGTGCTGATGAGTGGTCTCGGCGGCCAGGGTGTGCTGATGGCCGGGCAACTGCTGGCCCAGGCCGCGATTGAAGCGGGTCTGGAGACCTCGTGGTTCCCCAGTTACTCGCCCGAAGTCCGCGGGGGCTCGGTGGAATGCACGCTGGTGGTCGCTGATGGTCGCGTGGGCAGTCCGGTGGTCGGCAGGCCGCAGGCCGCGATTCTCATGGCGCCGGTGTGCGTCGAGCAGTACGCGCCGAAAATCGAGCCCGGCGGCATTGCGGTGCTGAATGTGGGGATGGGCAGGGCTCCGATAGGCCGGGATGACCTTCGGGTGGTCGAAGTCGATGCGAACGCGATCGCCCGTGAGACGGGTTCGGAGCGCGTGGTGAACCTTGTGCTGGCGGGGGCCTGGATGCAACTTGTGATGCCGCAACTCATCGAGAATGCGGTGGACGCGCTGGCGAGGGTGCTGCCCGAGCGCCACCACAAGCTGATTCCCATGAACGCCGC
- a CDS encoding 2-oxoglutarate oxidoreductase, producing the protein MRGEPIYECPEALTDTPLRYCPGCTHGIAHRLVAETIDQLGVRDRTVAVASVGCSVYAYEYFNTDSVQAAHGRAPAVATGIKRVRPDAVVFTYQGDGDLAAIGLGEVLQAATRAENITVIFINNGVFGMTRGQMAPTTLLGQKTTTTPAGRTVAEAGFPLDVCRILDQIDGVAYLSRETAIDPKHVMRAQKAVRKAFQAQLDGLGFSLVEILSTCPHCWHMSPIEALEHVRTEVIARYPLKVFRDPYAEKPSADSGATRTE; encoded by the coding sequence CTGCGAGGAGAACCGATCTACGAGTGCCCCGAGGCACTCACGGATACCCCTCTGCGATACTGCCCCGGATGTACCCACGGTATCGCGCATCGGCTGGTGGCTGAGACCATTGATCAACTGGGGGTGCGCGACCGCACGGTGGCGGTGGCTTCGGTGGGCTGCTCCGTGTATGCCTACGAATACTTCAACACGGACAGTGTGCAGGCGGCTCACGGGCGCGCACCCGCGGTGGCCACGGGGATCAAGCGTGTACGGCCGGACGCCGTGGTCTTCACCTACCAGGGGGACGGTGACCTGGCAGCCATCGGGCTCGGCGAGGTGCTTCAGGCGGCCACCCGGGCTGAGAACATCACGGTGATCTTCATCAACAACGGCGTATTCGGGATGACCCGCGGCCAGATGGCGCCAACCACACTGTTGGGCCAGAAGACTACGACGACCCCGGCCGGACGCACAGTGGCCGAAGCCGGGTTCCCGCTGGATGTCTGTCGTATCCTGGACCAAATTGACGGCGTGGCGTACCTGTCGCGCGAGACGGCCATCGACCCGAAGCACGTGATGCGCGCGCAGAAGGCTGTGAGAAAAGCATTTCAGGCGCAACTGGACGGGTTGGGCTTCTCGCTGGTTGAAATCCTGAGCACCTGCCCGCACTGCTGGCACATGTCGCCCATAGAAGCGCTGGAGCACGTGCGGACCGAAGTGATCGCGCGGTACCCTTTGAAGGTTTTCCGCGACCCGTACGCTGAGAAGCCTTCGGCGGACAGCGGCGCAACCAGGACTGAGTGA
- the vorB gene encoding 3-methyl-2-oxobutanoate dehydrogenase subunit VorB produces MEGNEAVAEGAIAGGCRAFFGYPITPQSQIPEYMSWRMPQVGGIYLQAESEVAAINMVYGAAAAGARVMTSSSSPGISLMQEGLSYMLGAEITGVVVDIARGGPGLGNIGAAQSDYWITTRGAGHGDGSTLVLAPYSVQELHDITAESFELSERFRLPVTVLGDAYLGQMREPCLLRPVGDAPLARQLGWTVGGGLEGRDRHIVNSLWTNLEVMEQMNLRMADRLARAKAELTRWEEYGAPEPEIVLCAYGIMARVCETVVDWCLERGIAAKLFRPISLVPFPDQAIRSLAGRAKHCLVVELSLGQFIEDIRLSVQGLCPVSHYGRTGGVVCTPEDVLDHVVEILGR; encoded by the coding sequence ATGGAGGGCAATGAGGCGGTGGCGGAGGGCGCTATCGCCGGCGGTTGTCGAGCGTTCTTCGGCTACCCGATTACGCCCCAGAGTCAGATTCCGGAGTACATGTCGTGGCGCATGCCCCAGGTGGGCGGCATCTACCTCCAGGCCGAAAGCGAAGTCGCCGCGATCAATATGGTCTACGGCGCGGCGGCGGCAGGCGCGAGGGTCATGACCTCGTCCTCCTCGCCGGGAATCTCGCTGATGCAGGAGGGCCTGTCCTACATGCTTGGGGCTGAGATCACCGGAGTAGTGGTGGACATCGCCCGGGGTGGCCCGGGCCTGGGGAATATCGGCGCGGCCCAGTCCGACTACTGGATCACGACTCGCGGAGCCGGGCACGGGGACGGCAGCACGCTGGTGCTGGCGCCGTATAGCGTCCAGGAACTCCACGACATTACCGCCGAGTCATTCGAGCTGTCGGAGCGTTTCCGGTTGCCGGTGACGGTGCTGGGAGACGCGTATCTCGGCCAGATGCGAGAGCCGTGTCTGTTGCGGCCCGTGGGGGATGCGCCCTTGGCGCGGCAACTTGGCTGGACGGTCGGCGGCGGGCTTGAGGGCCGGGACAGGCATATCGTCAACTCGTTGTGGACCAATCTGGAAGTCATGGAGCAGATGAACCTGCGCATGGCGGACCGGCTGGCCCGCGCGAAAGCGGAATTGACCCGATGGGAAGAGTATGGGGCGCCGGAGCCGGAGATTGTCCTGTGCGCTTACGGCATCATGGCCCGGGTATGCGAGACCGTGGTGGACTGGTGTCTGGAGCGCGGTATCGCGGCGAAGCTGTTTCGTCCCATCTCGCTGGTGCCTTTCCCGGATCAGGCGATCCGGTCTCTCGCCGGGCGCGCGAAACACTGCCTGGTGGTGGAGCTGTCGCTGGGGCAATTCATCGAAGACATCCGGCTTTCCGTCCAGGGCCTCTGCCCGGTAAGCCACTATGGACGGACCGGGGGTGTGGTCTGCACTCCGGAAGACGTGCTAGACCACGTAGTGGAGATCCTTGGCCGTTGA
- a CDS encoding ferredoxin family protein, with translation MVKVVIDGKRCMGCGLCVEVCPRHNLALSEQINERGVYPVQPTTEDACTGCKLCVLMCPAVAIALYRVSPEEAKTP, from the coding sequence ATGGTCAAGGTAGTCATCGACGGCAAGCGCTGCATGGGGTGCGGTCTGTGCGTGGAAGTCTGCCCCAGGCACAACCTGGCGCTTTCGGAACAGATCAATGAGCGGGGCGTGTACCCAGTGCAGCCCACGACGGAGGACGCCTGCACCGGCTGCAAGCTGTGCGTGCTTATGTGTCCCGCCGTGGCGATTGCCCTGTACCGAGTCTCCCCGGAAGAGGCGAAGACCCCGTGA
- the recN gene encoding DNA repair protein RecN → MLHELTIENLALIESLTLRPGAGFTVLTGETGAGKSIIIDALNAVLGERVGSDAIRSGEKTARVEAVFDAADCPRALQDLDEAGLRDGDETLVILSREIASGRSSYRINRRPSTLSVLQDIGRHLVDIHGQHEHQTLFHEENHLAFLDAFGGAEHLELRARYAEAFGRYHTALEALRQLRMDERERAQRQDMLRFQVREIEEARVEAGEDEALSAEKARLQHAEKLREALTTARDLLDGDADGVPAALAATQAAEHHVRTVARFDPELEPLAAELANAAVSLQETARSLRQMLDGLDADPDRLEKIETRLAELSTLKRKYGDSIADVLAFLEEARAKLDGLENLESREEQLRAEAEEARRQAGVLADQLSASRAKLSGQLAKTVTRDLKGLGMDAPRLELELSREEHPDGVLSADGRRYRATSRGIDNVRFLFSANAGEALRPLSKVASGGELSRLMLVLKTICTRGAEIPTIVFDEVDAGIGGRVAHAVGERLVSLSAAAQVLCVTHLPQIARLADTHIHVSKAVRSGRTVVSAEVLDEAERVAELARMLGGAETDEAARGHAEKMLEDAKSLRERLGANQRAG, encoded by the coding sequence ATGCTACACGAACTGACCATCGAGAACCTCGCGCTCATTGAGTCGCTGACGCTCCGCCCGGGGGCTGGATTCACGGTGCTCACGGGGGAGACCGGAGCGGGTAAGTCGATTATCATCGACGCGCTCAATGCGGTACTCGGCGAGCGCGTTGGATCGGACGCAATACGCAGCGGCGAGAAGACCGCGAGGGTGGAGGCGGTCTTCGATGCTGCTGACTGCCCCCGTGCCTTGCAGGATCTGGATGAGGCTGGGCTGCGAGATGGTGACGAGACGCTGGTGATCCTCAGCCGGGAGATCGCCAGTGGGCGCAGTTCGTACCGCATCAACCGCCGACCATCGACGCTGTCGGTACTGCAGGATATCGGTCGGCACCTTGTGGACATTCACGGCCAGCACGAGCACCAGACGCTCTTCCACGAAGAGAACCACCTGGCGTTTCTGGATGCTTTTGGCGGTGCCGAGCACCTCGAGTTGCGGGCGCGGTATGCCGAGGCTTTTGGACGCTACCACACCGCCCTCGAGGCGCTGCGGCAATTGCGTATGGACGAGAGAGAACGGGCGCAGCGCCAGGACATGCTGCGATTCCAGGTGCGCGAGATTGAGGAGGCGCGAGTAGAAGCGGGAGAGGACGAAGCCCTTTCGGCGGAGAAGGCCCGTTTGCAGCACGCCGAGAAGCTGCGGGAAGCGCTTACGACGGCGAGAGACCTGCTGGACGGGGACGCGGATGGGGTTCCGGCGGCACTGGCCGCGACCCAGGCTGCGGAGCATCATGTGCGCACCGTGGCGCGGTTCGATCCGGAGCTGGAGCCACTGGCGGCGGAGCTCGCAAATGCGGCGGTGTCATTGCAGGAGACCGCCCGGTCGCTGCGACAGATGCTGGACGGCCTCGACGCGGATCCGGACAGGCTGGAGAAGATCGAAACGCGGCTGGCCGAACTGTCCACGCTGAAGCGCAAGTACGGGGATAGCATCGCCGACGTCCTGGCGTTCCTTGAAGAGGCGCGTGCGAAACTGGACGGTCTTGAGAACCTGGAAAGCCGGGAGGAACAACTGCGAGCCGAGGCGGAAGAAGCCAGGCGGCAAGCTGGTGTGCTTGCGGACCAGCTTTCGGCGAGCAGGGCCAAGCTGTCCGGGCAACTGGCCAAGACGGTCACCCGGGACCTCAAAGGCCTTGGGATGGACGCGCCACGGCTGGAGTTGGAGCTGTCGCGGGAGGAGCACCCGGATGGGGTGCTGAGTGCTGACGGCAGGCGTTATCGGGCGACCTCGCGAGGCATTGACAACGTGCGGTTCCTGTTCAGTGCGAATGCGGGCGAGGCACTGCGGCCCCTGAGCAAGGTGGCTTCCGGTGGCGAACTCTCCCGCTTGATGTTGGTGCTCAAGACCATTTGCACCCGGGGCGCGGAGATCCCGACGATTGTATTCGACGAGGTGGACGCGGGTATCGGAGGCAGGGTGGCACACGCGGTGGGTGAGAGGCTGGTGAGCCTGTCGGCAGCGGCACAGGTATTGTGCGTGACCCACCTGCCGCAGATCGCGCGCTTGGCGGATACCCATATTCACGTGAGCAAGGCGGTGCGATCCGGGCGCACGGTGGTGAGCGCGGAGGTGCTGGACGAAGCCGAGAGAGTTGCTGAGCTTGCCCGGATGCTCGGAGGAGCGGAGACGGACGAGGCCGCTCGCGGGCATGCCGAGAAGATGTTGGAAGATGCGAAAAGCTTACGCGAGAGACTGGGGGCAAACCAGCGCGCCGGATGA
- a CDS encoding NAD(+)/NADH kinase: MSKPLRTIGIATAHHKAEVHTCALKLCRALGEAGCQILLGPDAADLSECAGVQCRLVRFSELAAADLVISLGGDGTLLAVAREAGPRGTPLLGIDLGSFGFLAAETFSTLLDNLDRIIAGDFATENRLMVAATVLRAGEVVGEYYGLNEAVIASSTVGHLVHLFTRVNGEHMATYPADGLIISTPTGSTAYSLSAGGPIVSPAVESLLIAPICSHTLYTRPVVVEPTAVIEVTAWRRGKPAADVSVTLDGQDVVDLQPGDLVRVYRAPFAARLVRVAAGSFFERLRTKLHWDAER; this comes from the coding sequence GTGAGCAAGCCCTTGCGGACGATCGGCATCGCGACCGCGCACCATAAGGCCGAGGTCCACACGTGCGCGCTCAAGCTGTGCCGGGCACTTGGCGAGGCAGGCTGCCAGATACTGCTGGGCCCCGACGCCGCGGACCTCAGTGAGTGCGCGGGAGTTCAGTGCCGGCTGGTGCGCTTCTCGGAATTGGCCGCGGCAGACCTGGTCATTTCCTTGGGCGGCGATGGCACTCTCCTGGCTGTGGCGCGCGAGGCCGGGCCTCGCGGCACCCCCCTGCTGGGTATCGACCTTGGGAGCTTCGGTTTCCTCGCCGCCGAGACGTTTTCGACGCTGCTTGACAACCTGGACCGCATCATCGCGGGCGACTTCGCCACCGAGAACCGGCTGATGGTCGCGGCCACCGTGTTGCGCGCGGGAGAAGTGGTGGGGGAGTACTACGGGCTCAATGAGGCGGTCATCGCCAGCAGCACGGTGGGGCACCTGGTCCATCTGTTCACCCGGGTGAACGGAGAACACATGGCGACTTACCCGGCGGACGGTCTGATCATCAGCACTCCCACCGGTTCGACTGCCTACAGCCTATCGGCGGGCGGGCCGATCGTGTCGCCTGCGGTGGAGTCACTCCTGATTGCCCCGATCTGCTCGCACACTCTCTATACGCGGCCCGTTGTGGTGGAGCCAACGGCGGTGATTGAAGTCACTGCATGGCGGCGGGGAAAGCCGGCGGCCGATGTGAGTGTGACGCTGGATGGTCAGGACGTCGTTGATCTGCAGCCGGGGGACCTGGTTCGCGTTTATCGGGCTCCATTCGCCGCGCGATTGGTGCGCGTGGCAGCCGGCAGCTTCTTCGAGCGACTGCGCACGAAACTCCACTGGGATGCAGAACGGTAA
- a CDS encoding tetratricopeptide repeat protein: MSAQICKMFLCLVLPVVVIAPAVAQEDAQSVLERVDALYRDGAYEQAKTELDALLERMPESAVALQWRGTVALALGELPDAIKYLTASLTADPNSAVSRNNLGTAQLRSNRADLAVAEFEKAVELDPGGFEGHYNLATALSRLGQNDRAFAEYEKALEIRPLDFGALVGYGRALELAGDTRKAIVQYELARTVAADNLPLLLTLGTLYANLGNHAKAIEIYTGVIKLDPQNVPAHLQLGAAYYMDGKYQEAAEWFSVAAGLAPDSFVAYYNLGQTLAQLGRDEEAIASYEKALNVDPSSAAAQEQIGLLKMKAQDWAGAVAALSAAQMLDPGNKDVQVNLARCHAAAGDETAALAQWEQVVARFPDDAAAHRALAALYLKLELYDEALREYLYALELAPGDGHAHNNVGLIYLRRNNLAAAGVHFAAAIQAQPDNLYAINNLGVTLERKGQRDLARAQYEKALAADPNFEPARKNLDRLNMGPAVGG; encoded by the coding sequence ATGAGCGCCCAGATCTGCAAGATGTTTCTCTGCCTGGTGCTGCCGGTGGTGGTGATAGCGCCTGCGGTGGCGCAGGAGGACGCGCAGAGCGTGCTGGAGCGGGTGGATGCGTTGTATCGCGATGGCGCGTACGAGCAGGCAAAGACCGAACTGGATGCCCTCCTGGAGCGCATGCCGGAGAGCGCCGTGGCCCTGCAATGGCGCGGCACCGTGGCCCTGGCGCTCGGTGAACTGCCGGATGCGATCAAATACCTGACGGCGTCCCTCACCGCGGACCCGAACAGCGCCGTGAGTCGCAACAACCTGGGCACCGCGCAGTTGCGCAGTAATCGCGCCGACCTTGCGGTGGCCGAGTTCGAGAAAGCTGTGGAGCTCGACCCCGGCGGCTTCGAGGGGCATTACAACCTGGCGACCGCTCTGAGCCGGCTTGGACAGAACGACCGGGCTTTCGCGGAGTATGAGAAGGCTCTGGAGATCCGGCCCCTGGATTTCGGAGCGTTAGTGGGCTATGGGCGGGCGCTTGAGCTTGCGGGGGACACGCGGAAGGCCATCGTGCAGTACGAGCTTGCGCGCACCGTGGCTGCGGACAACCTGCCGCTGCTGCTCACCCTGGGTACGCTGTATGCGAACCTGGGCAACCATGCAAAGGCCATCGAGATCTACACCGGGGTCATCAAGCTGGATCCGCAGAATGTGCCGGCGCACCTGCAGCTCGGCGCGGCGTACTACATGGATGGCAAATATCAGGAAGCGGCGGAGTGGTTTTCCGTGGCTGCCGGACTGGCTCCGGACAGCTTCGTGGCGTACTACAATCTCGGGCAGACCCTGGCTCAGTTGGGCCGGGATGAAGAGGCCATCGCCAGTTACGAGAAAGCGCTGAATGTCGATCCGTCGTCCGCGGCGGCGCAGGAGCAGATCGGCCTGTTGAAGATGAAGGCGCAGGACTGGGCAGGAGCAGTAGCGGCTCTCAGCGCGGCGCAGATGCTTGACCCGGGCAACAAAGACGTGCAGGTGAACCTTGCACGCTGCCACGCGGCTGCGGGAGATGAGACGGCTGCTCTCGCCCAGTGGGAGCAGGTAGTGGCCCGATTTCCGGACGACGCCGCGGCGCACCGCGCATTGGCTGCCTTGTATCTCAAGTTGGAGCTCTATGACGAGGCGCTGCGCGAGTATCTGTACGCACTGGAACTGGCGCCGGGGGACGGGCATGCCCACAACAATGTGGGGCTGATCTACCTGCGGCGCAACAATCTGGCCGCCGCCGGGGTGCACTTTGCAGCGGCTATCCAGGCACAGCCGGATAACCTGTACGCGATCAATAACCTCGGTGTAACGTTGGAGCGCAAGGGACAGCGAGATCTGGCTCGCGCGCAGTACGAGAAGGCGCTGGCCGCGGACCCGAACTTCGAGCCGGCGCGCAAGAACCTGGACCGCTTGAACATGGGCCCTGCGGTCGGGGGCTGA
- a CDS encoding 1-deoxy-D-xylulose-5-phosphate synthase — translation MATKYLDQIDSPRDLKRLSRSELVELAAECRQRIIETTAATGGHLAPSLGAVELTIALHRCLDSPRDRLIWDVGHQCYTHKLITGRREQFHTVRQPGGLSGFPRRDESPHDAFGTGHGSTSISAALGFAEARDLRGGDEKIVAVIGDGALTGGLALEALNQAGARRTNLVVVLNDNEMSISRNVGGMSAYLARIRAGIVEPAIRQARRDVSRMLERLPLGDAMLEAMDRFRDGLKQLVVPGMLFEEFGFTYLGPIDGHDMSQLLAVFEQAFKLSGPVLVHVHTKKGRGYPPAEEDPSRFHGTRPFNIENGKCAPREGPATYSDVFGETLSELAEQDDRIVAISAAMIDGTGLQCFRQRFPDRCLDVGMAEEHAVTFAAGLAAAGMRPVVAIYSSFLQRSYDQILHDVALQKLPVVFCMDRAGIVGDDGPTHHGAFDIAYMRHAPGMVEMVPADESELRDMLLTALQLDGPASIRYPRGCGEGCGYDRPPTALELGKAKVLREGKDVAILALGPQVSAAMEAARALAARGIEATVVNMRFVKPLDQELVYRLAAEVGKLVTVEEGCLIGGFGAAVCECLADAGVHTAAVRRLGLPDGFVPHGQTDDLRGQCGIDAKGIERACLEVCGAGARPDAAPDDPQAPIGL, via the coding sequence ATGGCAACCAAGTATCTGGACCAGATCGATTCACCGCGCGACCTGAAGCGGCTCAGCCGGTCGGAACTGGTGGAGCTTGCGGCTGAATGTCGCCAGCGGATCATCGAGACCACTGCGGCCACCGGGGGCCACCTGGCGCCCAGCCTGGGTGCAGTGGAACTCACCATCGCCCTTCACCGCTGTCTGGATTCCCCCCGTGACCGGCTGATCTGGGACGTGGGGCACCAGTGCTATACCCACAAGCTGATCACAGGCCGGCGCGAGCAATTTCACACGGTTCGACAGCCCGGCGGCCTGTCGGGTTTTCCGCGCCGCGACGAAAGCCCGCACGACGCCTTCGGAACTGGCCATGGCAGTACTTCGATCTCCGCGGCTCTGGGTTTCGCGGAAGCGCGGGACCTGCGCGGCGGGGATGAGAAGATCGTCGCGGTCATCGGCGACGGCGCGCTGACGGGCGGCCTTGCGCTGGAAGCCCTGAACCAGGCGGGTGCCCGGCGGACCAACCTCGTAGTGGTGCTCAACGATAACGAGATGAGCATCAGCCGCAATGTGGGCGGGATGTCGGCATACCTGGCCCGCATCCGCGCGGGGATTGTGGAGCCCGCAATTCGGCAGGCGCGGCGTGATGTGTCGCGCATGCTGGAGCGCCTGCCGCTGGGCGATGCGATGCTCGAAGCGATGGACCGGTTCCGCGATGGCCTGAAGCAGCTCGTGGTCCCTGGGATGCTCTTCGAGGAGTTCGGGTTCACGTATCTCGGTCCGATTGACGGGCATGACATGAGCCAGCTTCTGGCGGTGTTCGAGCAGGCCTTCAAGCTCAGCGGGCCGGTGCTGGTGCATGTGCACACGAAAAAAGGGCGGGGCTATCCACCGGCTGAAGAGGATCCCAGCAGGTTCCACGGCACCCGACCTTTCAACATCGAAAACGGTAAGTGCGCGCCGCGCGAGGGCCCTGCGACGTACAGCGACGTTTTCGGCGAGACCCTGTCCGAACTGGCGGAGCAGGACGACCGGATCGTGGCCATTTCGGCGGCGATGATCGACGGGACCGGGCTGCAGTGCTTCCGCCAGCGGTTTCCGGACCGTTGCCTGGACGTGGGCATGGCCGAGGAGCATGCGGTGACCTTCGCGGCCGGTCTTGCGGCGGCGGGGATGCGGCCCGTAGTGGCGATCTACTCCTCCTTCTTGCAGCGTTCGTATGACCAGATCCTGCACGACGTGGCCCTGCAGAAGCTACCGGTGGTGTTCTGCATGGACCGCGCGGGGATCGTGGGCGATGACGGGCCCACGCATCACGGTGCCTTCGACATTGCCTACATGCGCCACGCGCCGGGAATGGTGGAGATGGTTCCCGCCGACGAGTCCGAACTGCGTGACATGCTGCTCACCGCGCTGCAACTGGACGGGCCCGCTAGCATCCGCTATCCCCGGGGTTGCGGCGAGGGCTGCGGGTACGATCGCCCTCCGACCGCGCTGGAACTGGGTAAGGCGAAGGTGCTGCGCGAAGGCAAGGATGTGGCGATCCTGGCCCTGGGGCCTCAGGTGTCAGCGGCGATGGAGGCGGCGAGAGCGCTGGCGGCGCGGGGCATTGAGGCGACCGTTGTGAACATGCGGTTCGTGAAGCCGCTTGACCAGGAACTCGTATACCGGCTGGCCGCCGAGGTGGGCAAGCTGGTGACTGTGGAGGAGGGCTGCCTCATCGGCGGGTTCGGCGCAGCGGTGTGCGAGTGTCTCGCAGACGCCGGGGTGCATACTGCGGCGGTTCGGAGGTTGGGTCTTCCCGACGGCTTCGTGCCCCACGGTCAGACCGACGACTTGCGTGGCCAGTGCGGGATTGACGCGAAAGGTATTGAGCGGGCGTGTCTCGAAGTCTGCGGGGCAGGCGCTCGGCCGGATGCTGCGCCTGATGACCCGCAAGCCCCGATAGGATTGTGA
- the xseB gene encoding exodeoxyribonuclease VII small subunit, which produces MAESAEMSFEQALARLEEIVARLDGGDLPLDESMRLFQEGMALKDLCVRLLTEAEAVVEQYCAEMEPQIDLQADEDDPFQ; this is translated from the coding sequence ATGGCTGAGAGCGCAGAGATGAGCTTCGAGCAGGCCCTTGCCCGGCTGGAAGAAATTGTGGCCCGGTTGGACGGGGGCGATCTGCCGCTGGACGAGTCGATGCGGCTGTTCCAGGAGGGCATGGCGCTGAAGGACCTGTGCGTCCGGCTGCTCACCGAGGCGGAAGCGGTCGTCGAGCAGTACTGCGCCGAGATGGAGCCCCAGATCGACCTTCAGGCCGACGAAGACGATCCCTTCCAGTAG
- the xseA gene encoding exodeoxyribonuclease VII large subunit, whose protein sequence is MGPDGLPLEPTRPGSDGILSVREITAYLKHLLDRDEFLQNVIVRGEISNFTRSTAGHLYFSLKDESSQLGCVCFRGAASGLRFDPKDGDRVVVGGSISVYERGGKYQLVVRFMRPDGVGELAAALEILRAQLEAEGLFDPSRKRELPRFPKAVAVCTSPTGAAVRDITSILARRYPPARIVVIPTIVQGDEACASIVRSLQIADGMDDVDVIIVGRGGGSTEDLWAFNLEPVVRAIFACHKPVVSAVGHETDFTLADYVADARAATPSMAAEMVTPDSRELLASLGVVAQRLRAALGAQLERKQGRFRALAGHPLLQRPRALLEQREQRLDEAIRGIESAQRARLERLAHRLERVSVALAAMNPTAVVQRGYAICTLPDGSLVRRLADAPVGQDIEVMVGDGDLLGTVKGHRPAAE, encoded by the coding sequence GTGGGTCCTGATGGATTGCCTCTCGAGCCGACAAGGCCTGGAAGCGACGGGATCCTGTCAGTTCGCGAGATCACCGCTTACCTGAAGCATCTGCTGGACCGTGACGAGTTCCTGCAGAATGTGATTGTGCGCGGCGAGATTTCGAACTTTACCCGGTCGACGGCGGGGCACCTGTACTTTTCGCTGAAAGATGAGTCGAGCCAACTGGGGTGCGTTTGTTTCCGCGGAGCCGCGTCCGGCCTGCGGTTCGACCCGAAAGACGGCGACCGTGTGGTGGTGGGCGGCAGTATCAGCGTCTATGAGAGGGGCGGCAAGTACCAGCTGGTCGTCCGGTTCATGCGGCCCGACGGTGTGGGGGAGCTTGCCGCGGCGCTGGAAATTCTGCGGGCGCAACTCGAAGCCGAAGGCCTGTTCGACCCGTCGCGCAAGCGCGAACTGCCGCGGTTTCCGAAGGCGGTGGCAGTCTGTACATCGCCCACGGGAGCTGCCGTGCGGGACATCACGAGCATTCTGGCGCGGCGCTATCCACCGGCGCGGATCGTGGTGATTCCCACCATCGTCCAGGGGGACGAGGCCTGCGCCAGCATTGTTCGTTCTCTGCAGATTGCGGATGGTATGGACGATGTAGACGTGATCATCGTCGGTCGCGGCGGCGGGTCCACTGAAGACTTGTGGGCATTCAACCTGGAGCCTGTGGTGCGCGCGATTTTCGCCTGCCACAAGCCGGTGGTCAGCGCGGTGGGCCACGAGACAGATTTCACGCTGGCCGACTACGTGGCGGATGCCCGTGCCGCGACGCCGTCTATGGCGGCGGAGATGGTGACGCCCGACTCACGCGAGTTGCTGGCCAGCCTGGGAGTTGTGGCGCAGCGGCTACGGGCGGCGCTTGGGGCGCAGTTGGAGCGCAAGCAAGGGCGTTTCCGGGCGCTGGCGGGGCACCCATTGCTCCAGAGGCCGCGGGCGCTGCTGGAGCAGCGCGAGCAGCGATTGGACGAGGCGATCCGGGGGATTGAGAGCGCGCAGCGGGCTCGGTTGGAGCGTCTGGCTCACCGACTGGAACGGGTGTCGGTAGCATTGGCGGCTATGAACCCGACGGCGGTGGTGCAGCGCGGGTACGCGATCTGCACGCTCCCGGACGGGAGTCTGGTGCGGCGGCTGGCAGATGCGCCAGTGGGGCAAGATATCGAGGTCATGGTAGGGGACGGAGACCTGCTGGGCACCGTCAAGGGGCACCGGCCGGCGGCAGAGTGA
- the nusB gene encoding transcription antitermination factor NusB translates to MPDRGRRRSEPKTPQGDIASKGGARRKGREFALGLLFMADVGGLNAGGAIIGADETLDMFFEQWQMALEERQKLRVEIEDFGRRLFEAYFRDAKVIDQIINELSHDWAIDRMPGIDRNILRMALAELRHLPDVPTSAAINEAVELAKTYGTPESGKFVNGILGAYARREKLIADAQ, encoded by the coding sequence ATGCCGGATCGGGGACGCCGCAGGAGTGAGCCGAAGACGCCGCAAGGGGACATTGCGAGCAAAGGGGGAGCACGCCGCAAGGGACGGGAGTTCGCCCTGGGTCTGCTGTTCATGGCCGATGTGGGTGGTCTGAATGCCGGCGGGGCCATCATCGGCGCTGATGAGACGCTGGACATGTTCTTCGAGCAGTGGCAGATGGCGCTGGAGGAACGCCAGAAGCTGCGGGTTGAGATCGAAGACTTCGGGCGCAGACTTTTCGAAGCCTATTTCCGGGACGCGAAAGTCATCGACCAGATCATCAATGAGTTGTCCCATGACTGGGCCATCGACCGCATGCCGGGGATTGATCGGAACATCCTGCGCATGGCCCTCGCGGAACTGCGACACCTGCCCGACGTGCCCACCAGCGCGGCGATCAACGAGGCCGTGGAGCTGGCCAAGACCTACGGGACGCCCGAGTCGGGGAAATTCGTGAACGGTATTCTCGGAGCATATGCGCGGCGCGAGAAGCTGATCGCCGACGCTCAGTGA